In the Drosophila takahashii strain IR98-3 E-12201 chromosome 3R, DtakHiC1v2, whole genome shotgun sequence genome, one interval contains:
- the LOC108059663 gene encoding endothelin-converting enzyme 2-like, whose protein sequence is MKLLYTVEAKHNATKSQGDYCETTVQHTMGYLFNKLFMAEYLTEETKLELKEVRDSLEKSLKETVWPFGGPLFVDSEYFVPFSSSKKNLLIDEMIKLIGRKEIVDNNYTATKINLQRLSVNITRFRTENDLNDKLLVNDYHLAVLLQPPFYHRSWPLSMKFAALSYVLATELLDYVDFSSGDLPSQFKDNIKCFQDRYNITEGYILDFASLQLGYTAYQGQKKDYNQEEISEQMSGLDLSPDQLFFLGFAQSLCYDYKYENNLKKYHILGSLSSSVAFNCPVGSRMRPSAETCRLF, encoded by the exons ATGAAACTGCTCTACACAGTCGAGGCCAAACACAATGCCACCAAAAGCCAAGGAGATTACTGCGAGACAACAGTGCAGCACACAATGGGGTACCTCTTCAACAAACTCTTTATGGCG GAGTACTTAACTGAGGAAACCAAGTTGGAGTTGAAGGAAGTGCGGGATAGTCTAGAAAAGTCGCTGAAGGAAACCGTTTGGCCTTTTGGGGGACCTCTTTTTGTGGATTCCGAATATTTTGTTCCTTTTAGCTCAAGTAAGAAAAACTTGCTGATCGACGAAATGATCAAGTTGATTGGTCGAAAGGAAATAGTCGACAATAATTACACTGCCACCAAAATAAATCTTCAGCGCCTCAGTGTCAACATCACTAGGTTCAGAACCGAAAACGATTTAAATGACAAGCTCTTGGTGAACGACTATCACTTGGCCGTATTGTTGCAACCCCCCTTTTACCACCGCTCATGGCCATTATCCATGAAATTCGCCGCCTTGAGTTACGTTCTTGCAACCGAGCTCCTCGATTATGTGGACTTCTCGTCGGGGGATTTGCCATCCCAGTTTAAAGATAACATCAAGTGCTTTCAAGATCGCTACAACATCACAGAAGGGTACATCCTTGACTTTGCTTCACTACAACTGGGATATACCGCCTACCAAGGTCAAAAGAAGGATTACAACCAGGAGGAGATCAGCGAGCAGATGTCAGGACTCGACCTGTCACCGGATCAGCTTTTCTTCCTGGGATTCGCTCAGTCGCTTTGCTACGATTACAAGTATGAGAACAACCTAAAAAAGTATCACATCTTGGGCTCCTTATCGAGCAGCGTGGCCTTCAACTGTCCTGTAGGATCTCGCATGCGTCCTTCAGCCGAAACTTGTCGTCTGTTTTAG
- the LOC138913593 gene encoding neprilysin-4-like, with amino-acid sequence MELFQKIGTFRPLIFVLVLLFSTKSDGNPITNSKTDYLDSYANLMKSYMNFSVDPCEDFYEYSCGNFKQSSPLLWMIWSNSRGRGDFTNHLAGKTEAFLGRMDLAESLNVSKELKVAQRFYNACLGASLSPFPADDPHYLALIRSIGGFPAVDGANWNASHFSWFNMSAHMTNYGAEGLINEGIYGYPFEPYLYVPEFGFDTPVEKDILLGNSSQTYKLNEERMRGYLRSFKLSEDKISEVIDGVFAFWREAVKVEETFLPGNCEIFENNYFQIVWNGNLPKDPNPRCNSYFVDIDKVCAKYPEAVANYLAMKLLYAFDARLNATQTQQDYCEETMRYTMAFLFNKLLLSEHFTETAKLEVVKVMLELRKTVQKSLDKADWLDSKDPAKKLPKTEPLFDLAEYKLLADRIIPEIGRLEIVDDSYAATNINLQRLTVDIDRFSTRHAQELYNSSRSQHSLLDDVTLLATFFQPPVFDPSWPYSLKFGGLASLLGRFVPKEKFQHQRGYSQGIECFVDYFSKFRILDENQRNGSEVEDFGQLRLSFAAYQSYIEHLLEDPKQEKISEQMPGLDLLPEQLFFLKSTQLLCSASKKEAKYKAVGSLTSNEDFFQAFNCPVGSGMRPVAKTCPLW; translated from the exons ATGGAATTATTCCAAAAAATCGGCACGTTTAGACCACTGATTTTCGTGCTTGTACTACTATTTTCCACGAAGAGCGATGGGAACCCCATCACCAATTCCAAAACCGATTATCTAGATTCCTATGCGAATCTCATGAAGTCCTACATGAACTTCAGTGTGGATCCTTGTGAGGACTTTTATGAGTACTCCTGCGGAAACTTTAAACAGAGCTCCCCGCTTTTGTGGATGATCTGGAGTAATAGTCGCGGTCGCGGTGACTTCACAAATCACCTGGCTGGCAAGACGGAAGCATTTCTGGGCAGAATGGATCTAGCGGAGTCTCTCAATGTCTCGAAGGAACTGAAGGTGGCCCAAAGGTTCTACAACGCCTGTCTGGGAGCTTCTCTATCCCCCTTTCCAGCCGATGATCCGCATTATCTAGCACTCATTCGGTCGATCGGAGGTTTTCCCGCCGTCGACGGAGCCAACTGGAATGCCTCCCACTTCAGCTGGTTCAACATGAGTGCCCACATGACCAACTATGGGGCAGAGGGTCTAATTAACGAAGGGATATACGGTTATCCCTTTGAACCGTATTTGTACGTTCCGGAATTCGGTTTTGACACCCCCGTTGAGAAGGACATCCTCCTTGGCAACTCCTCCCAAACCTACAAACTCAACGAGGAGCGCATGCGCGGATACCTGAGATCCTTCAAGCTATCAGAGGATAAAATTTCAGAAGTGATCGATGGGGTTTTTGCTTTCTGGCGAGAGGCTGTAAAGGTGGAAGAAACGTTTCTCCCAGGAAACTGCGAAATCTTCGAGAACAACTACTTCCAGATCGTTTGGAACGGGAATCTACCCAAGGACCCAAACCCCAGGTGTAATTCCTACTTTGTGGATATCGACAAGGTGTGTGCAAAATATCCCGAGGCCGTCGCCAATTATCTGGCCATGAAACTGCTGTACGCATTCGATGCCCGACTCAATGCCACCCAAACCCAACAGGATTATTGCGAAGAAACAATGCGGTACACCATGGCGTTCCTCTTCAACAAACTCTTGCTTTCG GAGCACTTTACTGAGACGGCAAAGTTGGAAGTTGTTAAAGTTATGTTGGAACTGCGGAAGACCGTTCAAAAATCGCTGGACAAAGCTGATTGGTTGGACTCGAAGGATCCGGCGAAAAAGCTGCCCAAGACAGAACCCTTATTCGACTTGGCCGAGTATAAATTGCTCGCCGATCGCATAATTCCGGAGATAGGCCGCTTGGAAATAGTCGACGATAGTTACGCAGCCACCAATATAAATCTGCAACGCCTCACTGTCGACATCGATCGATTCAGCACTCGTCACGCCCAGGAACTCTACAATTCCTCCCGTTCGCAGCACTCTCTGTTGGATGACGTCACCCTGTTAGCAACATTCTTTCAACCCCCCGTCTTCGACCCCTCTTGGCCCTACTCCCTGAAATTTGGTGGCCTCGCCAGTTTGCTGGGCCGCTTTGTGCCCAAGGAGAAGTTCCAACACCAAAGGGGATATAGCCAAGGCATCGAGTGCTTCGTGGATTATTTCAGCAAGTTCCGAATTTTGGATGAGAATCAGAGGAATGGCAGTGAAGTCGAAGACTTTGGCCAACTGCGACTCTCGTTTGCCGCCTACCAAAGCTACATAGAGCATCTCCTGGAGGATCCCAAGCAGGAGAAGATCAGCGAACAGATGCCGGGACTCGACTTGTTGCCGGAACAGCTCTTCTTTCTCAAATCCACTCAGTTGCTGTGCTCCGCGTCCAAAAAGGAAGCCAAGTACAAGGCTGTGGGCTCCCTGACGAGCAACGAAGACTTCTTCCAGGCCTTCAACTGTCCTGTAGGATCTGGCATGCGTCCTGTAGCCAAAACTTGTCCTTTGTGGTAG
- the zfh1 gene encoding zinc finger protein 1 isoform X1 — protein sequence MLSCLAPSSSRFGQEDTIIQQSMPSTTAFTMQFPSLASTLLHHNQSPKHSNPGSSGIQDASHPNQPGAAADAFLVKCTQCHKRFPEFQTLSEHIASEHPHDKLNCGAAQPESDAEDEQSNMSNGSSRRYTKSPLSSNNNNNNSSSNNQSNNNNNSELAKNHNNTNKMSPMCSPGSLTPGDLFAQLQHPPPQLPPHLHAQFMAAAASLAMQSARSASSPSQQQQQQQQQLQHQQMAMQQQQPPGSNSSVGSNSAYDLDLSAPRSTSSPGSTTGDLSSYPCMQCTASFGSREQLEQHEQLHSPCGQTAVTNVSQTCRICHKAFANVYRLQRHMISHDESALLRKFKCKECDKAFKFKHHLKEHVRIHSGEKPFGCDNCGKRFSHSGSFSSHMTSKKCISMGLKLNNNRALLKRLEKSPGSVGSSSSSRRSPSDLQGNKGKLPEQPSLPGLPNPMIYFASDAQNQGAGNAPPTPFSPFHPTNYMNMNAALLAFPQTFMAAAAAGLDPRVHPYSIQRLLQLSAAGQQQQQQREEEEREQQQQEEETPDEPKLVMDIDEPEVKERVPTPEAPEEVAPVKREESREASPAPEGYPPIKQEQEPLNVTEEPQISQEAEELRCSRCSKQFNHPTELVQHEKVLCGLIKEELEQHFQQQQQQQQQQQLANSSEDEEDEEMELEMEEPRQESGGGERKVRVRTAINEEQQQQLKQHYSLNARPSRDEFRMIAARLQLDPRVVQVWFQNNRSRERKMQSYQSNQAPSVVPQNDSQPTSQTREDQPLDLSVKRDPLTPKSESSPPYIAPLAGEALNPEAINLSRKFSTSPASISPSSAAALWPSPPNSSGQAFPGLPPYMLPMPLPMEALFKMRPGGEYAPNHPHHHPLMNSIKLPDYRGTSLSPGGSEKRSWRDDDSRISHEDEFGGGALMPPKPRRGKAETHGHAGDPDLPYVCDQCDKAFAKQSSLARHKYEHSGQRPYQCMDCPKAFKHKHHLTEHKRLHSGEKPFQCIKCLKRFSHSGSYSQHMNHRYSYCKPYRE from the exons TTCCCTCGCTGGCCTCCACTTTGCTCCACCACAACCAGTCGCCGAAGCACAGCAATCCGGGATCCAGTGGGATCCAGGATGCCAGCCATCCCAACCAGCCAGGTGCAGCTGCAGATGCCTTTTTGGTCAAGTGCACCCAGTGCCACAAGCGATTCCCAGAGTTTCAG ACCCTCAGCGAGCATATTGCCAGTGAGCATCCCCATGACAAACTGAACTGTGGAGCTGCTCAGCCGGAAAGCGATGCCGAGGATGAGCAGAGCAACATGAGCAACGGCAGCAGTAGGCGGTACACTAAATCCCCTCtgtccagcaacaacaacaacaacaatagcagcagcaacaaccagtcgaacaacaacaacaatagtgAGCTGGCCAAAAACCACAATAATACGAATAAAATGTCGCCAATGTGCTCACCTGGTTCGCTGACACCTGGCGATTTATTTGCCCAACTGCAACACCCACCGCCGCAATTGCCACCCCACCTGCACGCCCAGTTCATGGCCGCCGCGGCCTCCCTGGCCATGCAATCCGCCCGATCCGCCAGTTCACccagccagcagcaacagcagcagcaacagcaactgcaacaccAACAGATGGccatgcaacaacaacaaccaccgggcagcaacagcagtgtGGGCAGCAATTCGGCCTACGATCTGGATCTCAGTGCCCCGCGATCCACCTCGAGTCCGGGTTCCACCACCGGGGACCTGAGTTCGTATCCCTGCATGCAGTGCACCGCATCCTTCGGCAGTCGCGAGCAACTCGAGCAGCACGAGCAACTCCACTCGCCCTGCGGACAAACGGCCGTCACCAATGTCTCACAG ACCTGCCGGATTTGCCACAAGGCCTTTGCGAATGTGTACCGCCTGCAGCGGCACATGATCAGTCACGACGAGAGCGCGCTCCTGCGGAAGTTCAAGTGCAAGGAGTGCGACAAGGCCTTCAAGTTCAAGCACCACCTGAAGGAGCACGTGCGCATCCACTCCGGTGAGAAGCCCTTCGGCTGCGACAACTGCGGCAAGAGGTTCTCGCACTCGGGCAGCTTCTCCTCGCACATGACCTCCAAGAAGTGCATCAGCATGGGCCTCAAGCTGAACAACAATCGTGCTTTGCTCAAGAGACTGGAGAAGAGTCCTGGATCGGTGGGATCCTCCAGCTCCTCGCGACGATCGCCCTCGGATCTTCAAGGCAACAAGGGAAAGCTGCCGGAGCAGCCATCCCTGCCCGGCCTGCCCAATCCCATGATCTACTTCGCCAGCGATGCCCAAAATCAGGGAGCAGGAAATGCGCCACCCACGCCCTTTTCGCCCTTCCATCCCACGAACTACATGAACATGAATGCGGCCCTCCTCGCCTTTCCCCAGACCTTCATggcagccgccgccgctggCCTGGATCCCCGGGTTCACCCGTACAGCATCCAGAGACTGCTGCAACTGTCGGCTGCtggtcagcagcagcagcagcagcgggaggaggaggagcgagagcaacagcagcaggaggaggagacgCCCGATGAGCCGAAGTTGGTGATGGACATCGATGAGCCGGAGGTCAAGGAGAGGGTGCCCACGCCAGAGGCCCCGGAAGAAGTAGCTCCTGTCAAGCGGGAGGAGAGCAGAGAAGCCTCTCCGGCTCCCGAGGGGTATCCACCCATCAAACAGGAGCAGGAACCCCTGAATGTCACAGAAGAGCCCCAAATCTcccaggaggcggaggagctgCGCTGCAGTCGCTGCTCCAAGCAGTTCAATCACCCCACTGAGCTGGTGCAGCACGAGAAGGTGCTGTGCGGTTTGATTAAGGAGGAGTTGGAACAGCacttccagcagcagcagcagcagcagcagcagcagcagctggccaACAGCtcggaggatgaggaggacgaggagatGGAGCTGGAGATGGAGGAGCCGCGCCAGGAGAGCGGCGGCGGCGAAAGGAAGGTGCGCGTGCGAACGGCCATCAatgaggagcagcagcagcagctgaagcAGCACTACTCCCTGAATGCGCGACCCAGTCGCGATGAGTTCCGCATGATTGCAGCCCGCCTGCAGCTGGATCCCCGGGTGGTGCAGGTCTGGTTCCAGAACAATCGCTCCAGGGAGCGCAAGATGCAATCCTACCAGAGCAATCAGGCTCCTTCAGTTGTGCCCCAGAATGATTCCCAGCCGACATCCCAAACCCGCGAGGATCAACCGCTAGATTTGTCTGTGAAAAGAGATCCCCTCACGCCGAAAAGTGAGAGTTCGCCTCCTTATATAGCTCCTTTAGCCGGAGAAGCCTTGAATCCCGAGGCCATCAACCTGAGCAGGAAGTTCTCCACCTCGCCAGCCTCGATTTCGCCCTCATCCGCGGCAGCCTTGTGGCCTTCGCCGCCGAATAGTAGTGGCCAGGCCTTCCCAGGACTACCGCCCTACATGCTGCCCATGCCGCTGCCCATGGAGGCGCTGTTTAAGATGCGACCGGGTGGGGAATATGCTCCCAATCATCCGCATCACCATCCCCTGATGAACAGTATTAAGCTGCCCGACTACCGGGGCACCAGTTTGAGTCCCGGCGGCTCGGAGAAGCGTTCCTGGCGGGACGACGACTCGCGCATCTCCCACGAAGATGAGTTTGGAGGAGGAGCACTGATGCCGCCGAAGCCCCGGCGCGGCAAGGCGGAGACCCACGGCCATGCGGGCGATCCCGATCTGCCCTACGTGTGCGATCAGTGCGACAAGGCCTTCGCCAAGCAGAGTTCCCTGGCGCGGCACAAGTACGAGCATTCCG GTCAGCGACCCTACCAGTGCATGGACTGCCCGAAGGCCTTCAAGCACAAGCACCACCTCACCGAGCACAAGCGTCTGCACAGCGGCGAGAAGCCCTTTCAGTGCATCAAGTGCCTGAAGCGATTCTCGCACTCGGGCAGCTACAGCCAGCACATGAACCACCGGTACTCCTACTGCAAGCCTTACAGGGAATAG
- the zfh1 gene encoding zinc finger protein 1 isoform X2, whose amino-acid sequence MSLAFLLAASSVLEKTCRICHKAFANVYRLQRHMISHDESALLRKFKCKECDKAFKFKHHLKEHVRIHSGEKPFGCDNCGKRFSHSGSFSSHMTSKKCISMGLKLNNNRALLKRLEKSPGSVGSSSSSRRSPSDLQGNKGKLPEQPSLPGLPNPMIYFASDAQNQGAGNAPPTPFSPFHPTNYMNMNAALLAFPQTFMAAAAAGLDPRVHPYSIQRLLQLSAAGQQQQQQREEEEREQQQQEEETPDEPKLVMDIDEPEVKERVPTPEAPEEVAPVKREESREASPAPEGYPPIKQEQEPLNVTEEPQISQEAEELRCSRCSKQFNHPTELVQHEKVLCGLIKEELEQHFQQQQQQQQQQQLANSSEDEEDEEMELEMEEPRQESGGGERKVRVRTAINEEQQQQLKQHYSLNARPSRDEFRMIAARLQLDPRVVQVWFQNNRSRERKMQSYQSNQAPSVVPQNDSQPTSQTREDQPLDLSVKRDPLTPKSESSPPYIAPLAGEALNPEAINLSRKFSTSPASISPSSAAALWPSPPNSSGQAFPGLPPYMLPMPLPMEALFKMRPGGEYAPNHPHHHPLMNSIKLPDYRGTSLSPGGSEKRSWRDDDSRISHEDEFGGGALMPPKPRRGKAETHGHAGDPDLPYVCDQCDKAFAKQSSLARHKYEHSGQRPYQCMDCPKAFKHKHHLTEHKRLHSGEKPFQCIKCLKRFSHSGSYSQHMNHRYSYCKPYRE is encoded by the exons ATGTCTCTCGCTTTTCTGCTCGCCGCTTCTTCTGTGCTGGAAAAG ACCTGCCGGATTTGCCACAAGGCCTTTGCGAATGTGTACCGCCTGCAGCGGCACATGATCAGTCACGACGAGAGCGCGCTCCTGCGGAAGTTCAAGTGCAAGGAGTGCGACAAGGCCTTCAAGTTCAAGCACCACCTGAAGGAGCACGTGCGCATCCACTCCGGTGAGAAGCCCTTCGGCTGCGACAACTGCGGCAAGAGGTTCTCGCACTCGGGCAGCTTCTCCTCGCACATGACCTCCAAGAAGTGCATCAGCATGGGCCTCAAGCTGAACAACAATCGTGCTTTGCTCAAGAGACTGGAGAAGAGTCCTGGATCGGTGGGATCCTCCAGCTCCTCGCGACGATCGCCCTCGGATCTTCAAGGCAACAAGGGAAAGCTGCCGGAGCAGCCATCCCTGCCCGGCCTGCCCAATCCCATGATCTACTTCGCCAGCGATGCCCAAAATCAGGGAGCAGGAAATGCGCCACCCACGCCCTTTTCGCCCTTCCATCCCACGAACTACATGAACATGAATGCGGCCCTCCTCGCCTTTCCCCAGACCTTCATggcagccgccgccgctggCCTGGATCCCCGGGTTCACCCGTACAGCATCCAGAGACTGCTGCAACTGTCGGCTGCtggtcagcagcagcagcagcagcgggaggaggaggagcgagagcaacagcagcaggaggaggagacgCCCGATGAGCCGAAGTTGGTGATGGACATCGATGAGCCGGAGGTCAAGGAGAGGGTGCCCACGCCAGAGGCCCCGGAAGAAGTAGCTCCTGTCAAGCGGGAGGAGAGCAGAGAAGCCTCTCCGGCTCCCGAGGGGTATCCACCCATCAAACAGGAGCAGGAACCCCTGAATGTCACAGAAGAGCCCCAAATCTcccaggaggcggaggagctgCGCTGCAGTCGCTGCTCCAAGCAGTTCAATCACCCCACTGAGCTGGTGCAGCACGAGAAGGTGCTGTGCGGTTTGATTAAGGAGGAGTTGGAACAGCacttccagcagcagcagcagcagcagcagcagcagcagctggccaACAGCtcggaggatgaggaggacgaggagatGGAGCTGGAGATGGAGGAGCCGCGCCAGGAGAGCGGCGGCGGCGAAAGGAAGGTGCGCGTGCGAACGGCCATCAatgaggagcagcagcagcagctgaagcAGCACTACTCCCTGAATGCGCGACCCAGTCGCGATGAGTTCCGCATGATTGCAGCCCGCCTGCAGCTGGATCCCCGGGTGGTGCAGGTCTGGTTCCAGAACAATCGCTCCAGGGAGCGCAAGATGCAATCCTACCAGAGCAATCAGGCTCCTTCAGTTGTGCCCCAGAATGATTCCCAGCCGACATCCCAAACCCGCGAGGATCAACCGCTAGATTTGTCTGTGAAAAGAGATCCCCTCACGCCGAAAAGTGAGAGTTCGCCTCCTTATATAGCTCCTTTAGCCGGAGAAGCCTTGAATCCCGAGGCCATCAACCTGAGCAGGAAGTTCTCCACCTCGCCAGCCTCGATTTCGCCCTCATCCGCGGCAGCCTTGTGGCCTTCGCCGCCGAATAGTAGTGGCCAGGCCTTCCCAGGACTACCGCCCTACATGCTGCCCATGCCGCTGCCCATGGAGGCGCTGTTTAAGATGCGACCGGGTGGGGAATATGCTCCCAATCATCCGCATCACCATCCCCTGATGAACAGTATTAAGCTGCCCGACTACCGGGGCACCAGTTTGAGTCCCGGCGGCTCGGAGAAGCGTTCCTGGCGGGACGACGACTCGCGCATCTCCCACGAAGATGAGTTTGGAGGAGGAGCACTGATGCCGCCGAAGCCCCGGCGCGGCAAGGCGGAGACCCACGGCCATGCGGGCGATCCCGATCTGCCCTACGTGTGCGATCAGTGCGACAAGGCCTTCGCCAAGCAGAGTTCCCTGGCGCGGCACAAGTACGAGCATTCCG GTCAGCGACCCTACCAGTGCATGGACTGCCCGAAGGCCTTCAAGCACAAGCACCACCTCACCGAGCACAAGCGTCTGCACAGCGGCGAGAAGCCCTTTCAGTGCATCAAGTGCCTGAAGCGATTCTCGCACTCGGGCAGCTACAGCCAGCACATGAACCACCGGTACTCCTACTGCAAGCCTTACAGGGAATAG